One Comamonas endophytica DNA window includes the following coding sequences:
- a CDS encoding polysaccharide deacetylase family protein, with protein MSLNHPIPFAVARDLLGYQGRPPHARWPEGARLAVSLVVNFEEGAEYAIAEGDRHNEAVYEVIDRLDTVPDPCLQSHFDYGTRVGWWRIMQVLEEFGAACTVSACGAAVQRLPELARDAFRRGHEISAHGWRWESHAQLPAEVERDNIRRTVAAIEQATGVRPVGWHTRSASSPRTRALLIEQGFLYDSDFYGDDLPVRVPNPQGRPYVMLPYAFDTNDMHFQHTQRFSTAKEFADYVIEAIDWLWKEGETQPRMLSIGLHLRMLGRPARIGALHRILAHIQQKGSIWVARRDAIANHWLQLDA; from the coding sequence ATGTCTCTCAACCACCCGATTCCCTTTGCCGTTGCGCGCGACCTGCTGGGATACCAGGGCCGGCCACCCCATGCGCGGTGGCCTGAGGGGGCCCGCCTGGCGGTGTCGCTGGTCGTGAATTTCGAGGAAGGCGCGGAATATGCCATCGCGGAGGGCGACCGCCACAACGAAGCGGTATATGAAGTCATCGACCGCCTGGACACGGTGCCCGACCCCTGCCTGCAATCCCACTTCGACTATGGCACCCGCGTCGGCTGGTGGCGCATCATGCAGGTGCTGGAGGAGTTTGGCGCTGCCTGCACCGTCAGCGCCTGCGGCGCGGCCGTGCAGCGCTTGCCGGAACTCGCCCGGGACGCCTTTCGCCGAGGGCATGAGATCTCGGCCCATGGCTGGCGCTGGGAAAGCCACGCCCAGCTGCCGGCCGAGGTGGAGCGGGACAATATCCGGCGCACGGTGGCGGCGATCGAGCAAGCCACGGGCGTTCGCCCCGTAGGCTGGCACACGCGTTCGGCGTCGTCTCCCCGCACGCGCGCGCTGCTGATCGAACAGGGCTTTCTATACGACAGCGATTTCTACGGCGACGACCTGCCGGTGCGCGTGCCCAATCCCCAAGGCAGGCCATATGTGATGCTGCCCTATGCCTTCGACACCAACGACATGCATTTTCAGCACACGCAGCGCTTTTCCACCGCCAAGGAGTTTGCCGACTATGTGATCGAAGCCATCGACTGGCTGTGGAAGGAAGGCGAGACCCAGCCGCGCATGCTCTCCATCGGCTTGCACCTGCGCATGCTGGGGCGCCCCGCACGCATCGGCGCCTTGC
- a CDS encoding Bug family tripartite tricarboxylate transporter substrate binding protein — protein sequence MQTPFSIRRSLLATAVALCALHAAVPSLAASEFPSQPVKITVPFPPGGSADVFARIVGDGLSRKWGQAVVIENKPGAGGVVATGAVVRMPADGHHLMVVTVGHAINPHLYAKLPYDTTKDLTAIAKLATMPSLLVVNPRRVPVQSVQELVAKAREASGQQTYASSGNASTSHVAAALFNTTAGIETTHIPYKGSAPAMTDLLSGHVDWMIDPLATALPHVKAGKLNALAITTRERSPLAPDIPTMQEAGVKGYDFSSWFLMLGPQGIPAPVVKRINEDVAAVLKEEAVQRRFAELGAEAGSGTPQAINAFLGQEIQRYGALVKQAGMKVE from the coding sequence GTGCAAACCCCCTTCTCTATCCGCCGTTCCCTGCTGGCCACCGCCGTGGCCCTGTGCGCCCTGCATGCCGCAGTACCGAGCCTGGCGGCCAGCGAATTTCCCAGCCAGCCGGTCAAGATCACGGTGCCCTTCCCGCCCGGCGGCTCGGCCGATGTGTTTGCCCGCATCGTCGGCGACGGCCTGTCGCGCAAATGGGGGCAGGCGGTCGTCATCGAGAACAAGCCCGGTGCCGGCGGCGTGGTGGCCACTGGTGCCGTGGTGCGCATGCCGGCCGATGGCCATCACCTGATGGTGGTGACCGTAGGCCATGCCATCAACCCGCATCTGTACGCCAAGCTGCCCTACGACACCACGAAGGACCTGACCGCCATCGCCAAGCTGGCAACCATGCCCAGTCTGCTGGTGGTCAACCCGCGACGCGTCCCCGTGCAGTCCGTGCAGGAGCTGGTGGCCAAAGCCCGAGAGGCCAGCGGCCAGCAAACCTATGCCAGCTCGGGCAACGCCTCCACCAGCCATGTGGCGGCAGCCCTGTTCAATACCACCGCCGGGATCGAAACCACCCACATTCCCTACAAGGGCTCCGCGCCGGCCATGACGGATCTGCTCAGCGGCCATGTCGACTGGATGATCGACCCGCTGGCCACCGCCTTGCCGCACGTCAAGGCCGGCAAGCTCAACGCCCTGGCAATCACCACCCGCGAGCGTTCGCCGCTGGCACCCGACATTCCCACCATGCAGGAAGCGGGCGTCAAGGGCTACGACTTCTCCTCCTGGTTCCTGATGCTGGGTCCCCAGGGCATCCCAGCCCCGGTGGTGAAACGCATCAATGAGGACGTCGCTGCGGTCCTGAAGGAAGAAGCCGTGCAACGGCGTTTTGCCGAGCTTGGCGCCGAAGCCGGAAGCGGCACGCCCCAGGCCATCAATGCCTTTCTCGGCCAGGAGATCCAGCGCTACGGCGCGCTGGTCAAGCAAGCCGGCATGAAGGTGGAATGA
- a CDS encoding amidohydrolase family protein, with amino-acid sequence MTDSTPTPLANAPLAFDLLLRDAIFLTADPEQAECRGWCLGISDGCITWFDREPPVHYTARRELRLPGHFVTPGFVNPHVHSILSMVRGVAVDLGFAPSYTPGIPKGTEVNPEQARALARLGALEAMLFGSTLVGDNFVHADTSTEAMLELGLRLAPSWRIHDVDFARVAHGEWNYDSAIGERTLGAGLALYERWKDHQRVYVNLAAHAADTCSNGFLATIAQEAQKRDLVVSTHLGQSQVEVERVRERTGKTSVQVLEEAGLLNHRLMGGHCIYLTPDDLSRMARAGAHAVHIPKCNITSGRMANTPAILRAGVNMALATDTQHGDMVELMRWALNTARVQEGGVSDEFQPRHVFHMATMGGAKALGLEHLIGSIEVGKRADLVLFDANRPHLVPHVNPLGNLVHTGQGRDVSMVIVDGEIVVEQGRPAKVDMEQVCAEAEAACRQLWGAHGKQYWQPH; translated from the coding sequence ATGACCGACTCCACGCCCACTCCCCTCGCCAATGCGCCTCTCGCGTTCGACCTGCTCCTGCGCGACGCCATTTTCCTGACCGCCGACCCGGAGCAAGCGGAATGCCGGGGCTGGTGCCTGGGCATTTCCGACGGCTGCATCACCTGGTTCGACCGCGAGCCGCCTGTCCACTACACCGCCCGGCGGGAACTGCGCCTGCCGGGCCACTTCGTCACGCCCGGGTTCGTGAACCCGCATGTGCATTCCATCCTGAGCATGGTGCGCGGGGTGGCGGTGGACCTGGGTTTCGCGCCGTCCTATACGCCAGGCATCCCCAAGGGCACCGAAGTCAACCCCGAGCAGGCCCGCGCCCTGGCGCGGCTGGGCGCCCTGGAGGCGATGCTGTTCGGCTCCACGCTGGTGGGAGACAACTTCGTGCACGCGGACACCAGCACCGAGGCGATGCTGGAGCTGGGCCTGCGCCTGGCGCCAAGCTGGCGCATCCATGACGTGGACTTCGCGCGGGTCGCGCATGGCGAGTGGAACTACGACAGCGCCATCGGCGAGCGCACCCTGGGAGCTGGCTTGGCGCTGTACGAGCGCTGGAAGGACCACCAGCGCGTCTATGTCAATCTGGCCGCGCATGCCGCCGATACCTGCTCGAACGGCTTTCTGGCCACCATCGCCCAGGAGGCGCAAAAGCGCGATCTGGTGGTTTCCACCCACCTGGGGCAAAGCCAGGTGGAGGTCGAGCGGGTGCGCGAGCGCACCGGCAAGACTTCCGTGCAGGTCCTGGAAGAAGCGGGGCTGCTCAACCACCGCCTGATGGGCGGCCACTGCATCTACCTGACGCCGGACGACCTGTCGCGCATGGCTCGCGCCGGCGCGCATGCCGTCCATATCCCCAAGTGCAACATCACTTCCGGACGCATGGCCAATACCCCGGCCATCCTGCGCGCGGGCGTGAACATGGCGCTGGCCACCGATACGCAGCATGGCGACATGGTGGAGCTGATGCGCTGGGCGCTGAACACCGCACGCGTGCAGGAAGGCGGCGTGAGCGATGAGTTCCAGCCCCGGCACGTGTTCCACATGGCCACCATGGGAGGCGCCAAGGCATTGGGCCTGGAACACCTGATCGGCTCCATCGAAGTCGGCAAGCGTGCCGATCTGGTGCTGTTCGACGCCAACCGCCCCCACTTGGTGCCGCACGTCAATCCGCTGGGCAACCTGGTGCACACCGGCCAGGGCCGCGATGTGTCCATGGTCATCGTCGACGGCGAGATCGTCGTGGAGCAAGGCCGCCCTGCCAAAGTCGATATGGAGCAGGTCTGTGCCGAGGCAGAGGCGGCATGCCGCCAGCTGTGGGGAGCACATGGCAAGCAGTACTGGCAGCCCCATTGA
- a CDS encoding GntR family transcriptional regulator, with translation MKKETSQAAEPVAITEQVLYQSIECALLEGRLPAGTPLRERHLAESFEVTRGMVRKVLIRLGQDGKLDVQPNRGAFVPTPTPAQVVDAYQARVALECGALMELSARITPAQLQQLQEMVRHEHSAAASGQARQHSVRMAGNFHTAVVEILGSPTLLAMCRQLIARTQMYVALYEPQSASECAPQEHAQVLQALEKRDAQGAAQAMKAHLLLVQNRVLQRMQPRPCAPVADILKSIIQGH, from the coding sequence ATGAAGAAAGAAACAAGTCAGGCTGCAGAGCCCGTGGCCATTACCGAGCAAGTGCTGTACCAAAGCATCGAATGCGCCTTGCTGGAAGGGCGCCTGCCTGCGGGTACGCCGCTCAGGGAGCGGCATCTTGCGGAGTCCTTCGAGGTCACCCGGGGCATGGTGCGCAAGGTGCTGATCCGCCTGGGGCAGGACGGCAAGCTGGATGTGCAGCCGAACCGTGGCGCCTTCGTGCCCACGCCCACGCCGGCGCAGGTGGTGGACGCCTACCAGGCGCGTGTGGCACTGGAGTGCGGTGCTCTGATGGAGCTGTCGGCCAGGATCACACCTGCCCAGCTCCAGCAGCTGCAGGAGATGGTCAGGCACGAGCACAGCGCCGCGGCCAGCGGCCAGGCACGCCAGCATTCGGTGCGCATGGCCGGCAACTTTCACACGGCCGTGGTGGAGATCCTTGGCTCGCCCACGCTGCTGGCCATGTGCCGGCAGTTGATTGCGCGCACCCAGATGTATGTGGCGCTGTATGAACCACAAAGCGCCAGCGAATGTGCGCCCCAGGAGCATGCCCAGGTGTTGCAGGCGCTGGAGAAGCGCGATGCGCAGGGCGCCGCGCAGGCCATGAAGGCGCATTTGCTGCTGGTGCAGAACCGCGTCTTGCAGCGCATGCAGCCACGCCCCTGCGCGCCCGTGGCGGACATCCTGAAATCCATCATCCAAGGCCACTGA
- a CDS encoding aspartate/glutamate racemase family protein, with protein MQLLLLNPNTSDHVTQRMRQTAQTALSGAADIVGVTATEGPRIVGSRAENVLAAQQALALGVAHAPGMDAVILAISTDAGLWALREILDIPVVGMLQAALLCAAQLGQRVGLITLGAHMLPVYQEQARLYQLDGLMHAWSAPALPQAFAPHAQAVEPEVLAQLQLHAEQMIDSHDLDVLVLSGAVLSGYRAALQAQLPVPVIDGIEAAAWQAVAMARMGSAKARIGSFSRVMGREVSGMPAQLTARMRALV; from the coding sequence ATGCAATTGCTGCTTCTCAACCCCAATACCAGCGACCACGTCACGCAGCGCATGCGGCAGACGGCCCAGACCGCCTTGAGCGGCGCGGCGGATATCGTGGGCGTCACGGCCACCGAAGGCCCGCGCATCGTGGGCAGCCGGGCCGAGAACGTGCTTGCCGCGCAGCAGGCGCTGGCGCTGGGCGTGGCGCATGCCCCGGGCATGGACGCCGTCATTCTGGCCATCTCCACCGATGCCGGCCTGTGGGCCCTGCGCGAGATATTGGACATTCCCGTGGTCGGCATGCTCCAGGCCGCCTTGCTCTGTGCCGCCCAGCTGGGCCAGCGCGTGGGTCTCATCACGCTGGGCGCGCACATGCTGCCGGTCTATCAGGAGCAAGCCCGCCTGTACCAGCTCGACGGCTTGATGCATGCCTGGAGCGCGCCGGCCTTGCCCCAGGCCTTCGCCCCCCACGCCCAGGCCGTGGAGCCTGAAGTGCTGGCACAGTTGCAGCTCCATGCCGAGCAGATGATCGACAGCCACGACCTGGATGTACTGGTCCTGAGCGGCGCGGTGCTCAGCGGCTACCGCGCGGCGCTGCAGGCGCAGCTGCCGGTGCCGGTCATCGACGGCATCGAGGCGGCCGCCTGGCAGGCGGTGGCCATGGCCCGAATGGGCAGCGCCAAAGCGCGCATCGGCAGCTTTTCCCGGGTCATGGGACGGGAGGTGAGCGGGATGCCAGCGCAATTGACGGCCCGAATGCGGGCGCTCGTGTAG
- a CDS encoding amidase, translated as MPSTALHQWSAQHTAQQVLAGQLRATDVARHMVARIEQLNPQLNAFAFFDAAIPLQAAAQVDARLAAGESLPMAGVCFTVKDNLWLQGAPATFGSLLFEDFIAPQDSWCVARLRALGAIPLGVTTCSEFACMGITTTKLHGTTRNPWDTRLTPGGSSGGAVAALAAGIGHLALATDAGGSTRRPAAHTGLVGMKPTLGRVPNAEGFDDPNHLLSVIGQLARNVGDAAWMLDCLTAWEPADPLSCPAFAQPDAMAQLHQDVRGLRLAWSPQLGCDLAIDADVLAAMEHAVDALRQAGWNIERADPVWPEGAREYPLIAIQQAGLAQRFGQDWAAHPERIMPNLGEQIELGAALSGMRITELLKLREQFHASFTRLHARYDALLCPTAPVEAWPHGLMGPAMIGGMPAGPRGHAAFTPIFNYGAVPAVSVPCGFGRNGLPLGLHISAARFQDARVLQLAAQAERIWQLDMRSPLMRED; from the coding sequence ATGCCCAGCACCGCTCTCCATCAATGGTCCGCCCAGCACACTGCCCAGCAGGTCCTCGCCGGCCAGCTCCGCGCCACCGATGTCGCCCGCCACATGGTGGCGCGCATCGAGCAGCTCAACCCGCAGCTCAACGCCTTTGCCTTCTTCGATGCCGCGATCCCGCTGCAAGCCGCGGCACAGGTCGATGCGCGCCTGGCTGCCGGCGAATCGCTGCCCATGGCCGGCGTGTGCTTCACCGTCAAGGACAACCTGTGGCTGCAAGGCGCACCCGCCACCTTTGGCTCCCTTCTGTTCGAGGATTTCATAGCGCCGCAGGACAGCTGGTGCGTGGCGCGGCTGCGCGCCCTCGGCGCCATCCCCCTGGGCGTGACCACCTGCTCGGAATTCGCCTGCATGGGAATCACAACTACCAAGCTGCACGGCACCACCCGCAACCCCTGGGATACGCGGCTGACGCCCGGCGGCTCGTCGGGCGGCGCCGTGGCGGCGCTGGCCGCGGGCATCGGCCATCTCGCGCTGGCCACCGATGCCGGCGGCTCCACCCGCCGCCCCGCCGCGCACACCGGCTTGGTCGGCATGAAGCCCACCCTGGGGCGCGTGCCCAACGCCGAAGGCTTCGACGATCCCAATCATCTGCTTTCGGTCATCGGCCAGCTGGCGCGCAATGTCGGCGATGCGGCCTGGATGCTGGACTGCCTGACCGCCTGGGAGCCAGCCGACCCACTGTCATGCCCCGCCTTCGCCCAGCCCGATGCCATGGCGCAATTGCACCAGGACGTGCGTGGCCTGCGCCTGGCCTGGTCGCCACAGCTGGGCTGCGATCTGGCCATCGACGCCGATGTGCTGGCCGCCATGGAGCATGCCGTGGATGCGCTGCGCCAGGCCGGCTGGAACATCGAGCGCGCCGACCCCGTCTGGCCCGAGGGCGCGCGCGAATATCCCTTGATTGCCATCCAGCAGGCCGGCCTGGCCCAACGCTTTGGCCAGGACTGGGCCGCCCACCCCGAGCGCATCATGCCCAACCTGGGCGAGCAGATCGAGCTGGGTGCGGCCCTCAGCGGCATGCGCATCACAGAACTGCTCAAGCTGCGCGAGCAGTTCCACGCCAGCTTCACGCGCTTGCATGCGCGCTACGACGCCCTGCTGTGTCCGACGGCGCCCGTCGAAGCCTGGCCGCACGGGCTGATGGGCCCGGCCATGATCGGCGGCATGCCTGCCGGCCCGCGCGGCCATGCCGCCTTCACGCCGATCTTCAATTACGGCGCCGTGCCCGCCGTTTCCGTGCCCTGCGGCTTCGGGCGCAACGGCTTGCCCCTGGGGCTGCACATCTCGGCGGCACGCTTCCAGGATGCGCGCGTGCTGCAACTGGCGGCGCAGGCGGAACGGATCTGGCAGCTGGATATGCGCAGCCCGCTGATGCGCGAGGATTGA
- the hydA gene encoding dihydropyrimidinase, with the protein MTESPPAAAFDLVVRNARVITAADEMHCDIGVKDGRIMQMGAGLAGGTREIDAQGRAVTPGGVDAHCHLEEITSGPVRMADDFDTGTRAAACGGTTTVIPFAAQQKGHSLRAAVEEYRQRAAGRAHVDYAFHMIVTDPTPEVLERELPALIAEGFTSFKIYMTYDALKLDDGQILDVLSVARAHGAMAMVHAENAECIAWLTRKLEAAGRTAPRFHAVARPMLVEREATHRAISLAELVDVPILIVHVSGREAVEQIRWARSKGLKIFAETCPQYLFLTSEDLGLDDSYEGAKCVCSPPPRDSANQEVIWDGLNDGLFSVFSSDHAPFRWDGEQGKRPQGQEVAFGRIPNGIPGIETRMPLLWSQGVLAGRMTPQRFVELTSTGPAKAYGLHPRKGCIAIGADADLVIWQEGDFTLTNGMLHHNVDYTPYEGMQFKAWPAMTIARGQVLWDGRHFTPAPGHGQLLACGEPSLLAERARFTHRYRPQCTADDGC; encoded by the coding sequence ATGACCGAATCTCCACCTGCCGCAGCCTTCGACCTGGTGGTGCGCAATGCCCGCGTGATCACGGCCGCCGACGAAATGCATTGCGACATCGGCGTGAAGGACGGGCGCATCATGCAGATGGGCGCTGGCCTGGCGGGCGGCACCCGGGAGATCGACGCGCAGGGGCGGGCCGTCACGCCCGGCGGCGTCGATGCCCATTGCCACCTCGAGGAAATCACCAGTGGCCCGGTGCGCATGGCCGATGATTTCGACACGGGCACGCGTGCCGCGGCCTGCGGCGGAACGACCACCGTGATCCCGTTTGCCGCGCAGCAAAAGGGCCATTCCCTGCGCGCCGCCGTGGAGGAATACCGCCAGCGTGCCGCGGGGCGCGCGCATGTCGATTACGCGTTCCACATGATCGTCACCGACCCCACGCCCGAAGTGCTCGAGCGCGAGCTGCCCGCGCTGATCGCCGAGGGCTTCACGTCATTCAAGATCTACATGACGTATGACGCGCTCAAGCTCGATGACGGGCAGATCCTGGACGTGTTGTCGGTGGCGCGCGCGCATGGCGCGATGGCCATGGTGCATGCCGAGAATGCGGAATGCATCGCCTGGCTGACGCGCAAGCTCGAAGCCGCAGGCCGCACCGCGCCACGCTTTCATGCCGTGGCCCGGCCGATGCTGGTGGAACGCGAGGCCACGCACCGCGCGATTTCCCTTGCCGAGCTGGTGGACGTGCCGATCCTGATCGTGCATGTCTCGGGCCGCGAGGCGGTGGAGCAGATCCGCTGGGCACGCTCCAAGGGCCTGAAGATCTTCGCCGAAACCTGCCCGCAATACCTGTTCCTGACCAGCGAAGACCTGGGGCTGGACGACAGCTACGAAGGCGCCAAATGCGTGTGCAGCCCGCCGCCGCGCGACAGCGCCAACCAGGAAGTGATCTGGGATGGGCTCAATGACGGCCTGTTCTCGGTGTTCTCCTCGGACCATGCGCCTTTTCGCTGGGATGGCGAGCAGGGCAAGAGGCCGCAGGGCCAGGAGGTTGCATTCGGCCGCATCCCGAATGGCATTCCGGGCATCGAGACCCGCATGCCGCTGCTGTGGTCGCAAGGCGTGCTGGCCGGGCGCATGACGCCGCAGCGCTTCGTCGAGCTGACCTCGACCGGGCCCGCCAAGGCCTACGGCCTGCACCCGCGCAAGGGCTGCATCGCGATCGGCGCGGATGCCGACCTGGTCATCTGGCAGGAAGGGGACTTCACGCTCACCAACGGCATGCTGCACCACAACGTCGACTACACGCCCTATGAAGGCATGCAGTTCAAGGCCTGGCCCGCAATGACCATCGCGCGCGGCCAGGTGCTGTGGGACGGCCGGCACTTCACCCCGGCGCCGGGGCATGGCCAGCTGCTGGCGTGCGGCGAGCCGAGCCTGCTGGCCGAGCGCGCGCGCTTCACGCACCGCTACCGGCCGCAGTGCACCGCGGACGATGGCTGCTGA
- a CDS encoding aspartate/glutamate racemase family protein, translating to MRLLIINPNISESVTQLIEAEARLSAGPQTALTMRTAPFGVAYIETRFEALIGAYAVAQVAAEHVAGHDAVIVAAFGDPGLAALREALPVPVLGMTESALATACLLGHRFSIIAISQRIQAWYREEVQRHQLQGRLASIRALDEQLANIGAVQQDHEAALLSLCEQAIRDDGAEVIVIAGAPLAGLARKLKDRIGVPVVDGVSSAVQHAQSLVNLQPRKATQGSYARPPRKPHQGLPDSLAALLG from the coding sequence ATGCGCTTGCTCATCATCAACCCGAATATTTCCGAGAGCGTCACGCAGCTGATCGAGGCCGAGGCCCGCCTGAGCGCGGGGCCACAGACGGCGCTCACCATGCGGACCGCGCCCTTTGGCGTAGCCTATATCGAGACGCGCTTCGAGGCGCTGATCGGGGCCTATGCCGTGGCGCAGGTCGCGGCGGAGCATGTGGCCGGGCACGACGCAGTGATCGTGGCGGCCTTCGGCGACCCGGGCCTGGCGGCCCTGCGCGAAGCCCTGCCGGTGCCGGTGCTGGGCATGACCGAGTCGGCATTGGCCACGGCCTGCCTGCTCGGGCACCGTTTTTCCATCATCGCCATCAGCCAGCGCATCCAGGCCTGGTACCGCGAAGAGGTGCAGCGCCACCAGCTGCAGGGCCGGCTGGCCAGCATCCGGGCGCTGGACGAGCAGCTGGCCAATATCGGCGCGGTGCAGCAAGACCACGAGGCCGCCTTGCTTAGCCTGTGCGAGCAAGCCATCCGCGACGACGGCGCCGAGGTCATCGTGATCGCCGGTGCGCCGCTGGCGGGCCTGGCGCGCAAGCTCAAGGACCGCATCGGCGTGCCGGTGGTCGATGGCGTGTCCAGCGCGGTGCAGCACGCCCAGAGCCTGGTCAACCTGCAGCCGCGCAAGGCCACGCAAGGCAGCTATGCCCGGCCTCCACGCAAGCCCCACCAGGGCCTGCCGGACAGCCTGGCCGCGCTGCTGGGCTGA
- a CDS encoding maleate cis-trans isomerase family protein yields the protein MTAETPKTLRLGVLTPSSNTALEPLTSALVASYRPERSALEAADAGAVTAHFARFKVTEIGLNHQALNQFDDSHILAAADLLADAKVDVIGWSGTAAGWLGFEKDQQLVQRIEQRTGIAATTAVLALNELLALRGIERIAIASPYTQDVQQRIADNYARAGIEVVAETHEGIRDNHQFGMLEPALLLQRLRALAGHERAPQALITYCTNLRAAQLAPALEAEFGVPLLDTVSTTVWGMLRRAQWPTAPLSPWGMLFEEAVPARI from the coding sequence ATGACCGCCGAAACCCCCAAAACCTTGCGCCTGGGTGTGCTCACCCCTTCGTCCAACACGGCGCTGGAGCCGTTGACCAGCGCGCTGGTCGCCAGCTACCGGCCCGAGCGCAGCGCGCTGGAGGCGGCCGATGCCGGCGCGGTGACGGCCCACTTCGCGCGCTTCAAGGTCACCGAGATCGGCCTGAACCACCAGGCGCTGAACCAGTTCGACGACAGCCACATCCTGGCCGCGGCGGATCTGCTGGCCGATGCGAAAGTCGATGTGATCGGCTGGAGCGGCACGGCCGCCGGCTGGCTGGGGTTCGAGAAGGACCAGCAGCTGGTGCAGAGAATAGAGCAGCGCACCGGCATCGCGGCGACCACCGCTGTACTGGCGCTCAACGAACTGCTGGCGCTGCGCGGCATCGAGCGCATCGCCATCGCCTCGCCCTATACCCAGGACGTGCAGCAGCGGATCGCGGACAACTACGCCCGTGCCGGTATCGAGGTCGTGGCCGAGACGCACGAAGGCATTCGCGACAACCACCAGTTCGGCATGCTCGAGCCCGCGCTGCTGCTGCAGCGCCTGCGCGCCCTGGCCGGGCACGAACGCGCGCCACAGGCCTTGATCACCTACTGCACCAACCTGCGCGCCGCGCAGTTGGCGCCGGCCCTCGAAGCCGAATTCGGCGTTCCGCTGCTGGACACCGTGAGCACCACCGTCTGGGGCATGCTGCGGCGCGCGCAGTGGCCCACCGCGCCGCTGAGCCCATGGGGCATGCTTTTCGAGGAGGCGGTCCCGGCCCGGATCTAG
- a CDS encoding ABC transporter ATP-binding protein: MSLITIDKVSRIFEDPQRKAPVTALQEVSIQVKRNDFLCLLGPSGCGKSTLLNMIAGFDNPSSGTVNVGGSVVTAPGTDRGFVFQQANLMPWLPVWENVAFHLKMQGRGGGDERRQRAQKFIDMVGLRGFENHYPSELSGGMNQRVGIARALLMNPEVILMDEPFGALDEQTKMDMHAEIIRIWRESNTTIVFVTHGIDEALTLGTHVAVMSARPGRLSEMMEIDLERPRDPTSARFNDYKRTILQLLRPSSAAMAA; encoded by the coding sequence ATGTCCCTGATCACCATCGACAAGGTCTCGCGCATTTTCGAGGACCCCCAGCGCAAGGCGCCGGTCACGGCGCTGCAGGAGGTCAGCATTCAGGTCAAGCGCAATGACTTCCTGTGCCTGCTCGGGCCCAGCGGCTGTGGCAAGTCCACCCTGCTGAACATGATTGCCGGCTTCGACAACCCCTCCTCGGGCACCGTCAACGTGGGCGGAAGCGTCGTCACCGCGCCGGGCACGGACCGCGGCTTCGTGTTCCAGCAGGCCAATCTGATGCCGTGGCTGCCGGTATGGGAGAACGTCGCCTTCCATCTGAAGATGCAGGGGCGCGGGGGCGGCGACGAACGCCGCCAGCGCGCGCAGAAGTTCATCGACATGGTGGGACTGCGCGGCTTCGAGAACCACTATCCTAGCGAACTCTCCGGCGGCATGAACCAGCGCGTGGGCATCGCCCGGGCATTGCTGATGAATCCGGAAGTGATCCTGATGGACGAACCCTTTGGCGCGCTGGACGAGCAGACCAAGATGGACATGCACGCCGAGATCATCCGCATCTGGCGCGAGAGCAACACCACCATCGTCTTCGTGACCCATGGCATCGATGAGGCGCTGACGCTGGGCACCCATGTGGCGGTGATGTCGGCGCGTCCCGGCCGGCTGAGCGAGATGATGGAGATCGACCTGGAACGCCCGCGCGACCCGACCTCGGCGCGCTTCAACGACTACAAGCGCACCATCTTGCAGCTGCTGCGGCCCTCTTCCGCAGCCATGGCCGCGTAA